A genomic region of Pseudomonas abietaniphila contains the following coding sequences:
- a CDS encoding sulfotransferase family 2 domain-containing protein — MNHLLWKLFPKQHREFLLERLSVVDRQVVNKTLSRNARFPEAFDHFECIFIHVPKCAGSSVAMSIFGSTPTGHLPLYWYEKQFKDRYEQYFKFGFVRDPLHRALSAYRYLLQNPQQRDRAAFELVSRYSRFDTFVDGWLHPENVSKQIHFAPQYQFLQNSMGQIAVDFIGRQEHLEADFAALCEHLDINVQLHHLNRSPGPRYQTARLCSDASRKRIREVYARDYELFSYD; from the coding sequence ATGAATCATTTACTCTGGAAGTTATTCCCCAAGCAGCATCGTGAGTTTCTGCTGGAGCGGCTGTCGGTCGTGGATCGTCAGGTGGTCAACAAGACACTGTCGCGCAACGCCCGGTTCCCCGAGGCTTTCGACCATTTCGAGTGCATTTTCATTCATGTGCCGAAATGCGCGGGCAGCAGTGTGGCGATGTCGATCTTCGGCAGCACACCCACCGGCCATCTGCCGCTGTATTGGTATGAAAAACAATTCAAAGACCGTTATGAGCAATACTTCAAGTTTGGCTTTGTACGTGATCCATTACATCGAGCATTGTCGGCTTATCGTTATTTATTGCAGAACCCGCAGCAGCGGGATAGAGCCGCTTTCGAACTGGTCAGCCGTTATTCGCGGTTCGATACGTTCGTCGATGGCTGGCTGCACCCGGAGAATGTATCGAAGCAAATACACTTCGCGCCGCAGTATCAGTTTCTGCAAAACAGCATGGGGCAGATTGCCGTGGATTTCATCGGCCGTCAGGAACATCTGGAAGCGGACTTCGCCGCATTGTGCGAGCACCTCGACATCAACGTTCAGTTGCACCACCTCAACCGTTCTCCCGGGCCACGCTATCAGACGGCTAGGTTGTGTTCCGACGCCTCCCGCAAACGGATCCGCGAGGTTTACGCCCGAGACTACGAGTTGTTTTCCTATGACTGA
- a CDS encoding J domain-containing protein, with amino-acid sequence MDHWSVLELDRNADERSIKRQYARLLKVNRPDDDPEAFQRLREAYEHALNWARMRLEDEEYEDEALSEAIEESARSPLTSELPNPQPHQLNDAGPTSSELAFKLAADLASHTTDENLQQQYRHALEQDCAAPFQQALLNRCLQDPEANMDLLKAAVAHLHWLTPWQTARIHHDQEVHLTEALLDREQAGFDLRLSQGDERRLFNDIETLSRQPWLNGLERRQQFYRWMLVFLHNTQGWSPALFDRICTLFGWETNSSLPPQPEFIWYRLIERCEKHAYLQHLQRSLIRNSTITDEQAAVLVLNPPRSNAERVHLARNGNVDLWDACERLCSQLTHRYPDLLEHFPNADLEGWRTLHTKPIQARRWIWIGWMLMTLLYTLPQQVMSRPTTFADVAALLGVYPVLMTAGCMLFMRVWGPLANALQAGDEWISQKLLPDSLSWPGSQALLIRHGVPLVLCGVIMARVGPWALGCYSMLMLLWLIASPGRHPQAYAALSARLGRLTGKIKRGPLIFAAVVIVFMAYKAVTYPAFQTVPVPEKPTATAAPFDCSSQEALNLMNKSCEHAMTTKACQGKTVEQKIALCRSMQAKGQLPAGEQKPAGSR; translated from the coding sequence ATGGATCATTGGAGTGTCCTTGAGCTGGACCGAAACGCTGACGAGCGCAGCATCAAGCGTCAGTACGCCAGGCTGCTTAAAGTAAATCGTCCGGACGACGATCCTGAAGCGTTCCAGCGTCTGCGGGAGGCGTACGAACATGCGTTGAACTGGGCACGCATGCGCTTGGAGGACGAAGAGTATGAGGACGAGGCGCTCAGCGAAGCGATTGAAGAATCAGCGCGCAGTCCGCTCACGAGTGAGCTACCGAATCCTCAACCGCATCAACTGAATGATGCAGGCCCGACGTCGTCCGAACTGGCGTTCAAGCTCGCCGCCGATCTGGCTTCGCACACCACCGACGAGAACCTTCAGCAGCAGTATCGCCATGCGCTGGAACAGGATTGCGCAGCACCCTTTCAACAGGCGCTGCTGAACCGGTGCCTGCAAGATCCAGAAGCGAATATGGATCTGCTCAAGGCTGCCGTCGCCCATCTGCACTGGCTGACGCCCTGGCAGACCGCTCGCATCCATCACGATCAGGAAGTGCATCTGACAGAAGCCTTGCTCGACAGGGAGCAGGCGGGTTTTGACTTACGGCTGAGCCAAGGCGACGAGCGTCGGCTGTTCAACGACATCGAGACGCTGAGCCGCCAACCGTGGCTGAACGGGCTGGAGCGTCGTCAGCAGTTCTATCGGTGGATGCTAGTGTTTCTGCACAACACCCAGGGCTGGTCGCCCGCGCTGTTCGACAGGATCTGCACGCTGTTCGGCTGGGAAACCAACAGCAGTTTGCCGCCTCAACCGGAGTTCATCTGGTACCGCCTGATCGAGCGCTGCGAGAAGCATGCGTACCTGCAACACCTGCAGCGCAGCCTGATCCGTAACTCGACGATCACCGATGAGCAAGCTGCCGTGCTGGTGCTCAATCCACCCCGCAGCAATGCCGAACGTGTGCATCTGGCGCGCAACGGCAATGTCGACCTGTGGGACGCCTGCGAGCGGTTGTGCAGTCAGTTGACCCATCGCTATCCTGACTTGCTGGAGCATTTCCCGAACGCCGATCTGGAAGGCTGGAGAACCCTGCATACCAAACCGATTCAAGCGCGACGCTGGATCTGGATTGGCTGGATGCTGATGACACTGCTCTACACGTTGCCCCAGCAGGTGATGTCCAGACCGACTACGTTCGCAGATGTCGCCGCCCTCCTAGGCGTGTATCCCGTACTCATGACAGCGGGTTGCATGCTCTTTATGCGGGTCTGGGGACCGCTGGCCAATGCATTGCAGGCCGGGGATGAGTGGATCAGCCAGAAATTGCTCCCCGATTCGCTCAGTTGGCCGGGCTCACAAGCGTTGCTGATACGTCACGGCGTTCCGCTGGTGCTCTGTGGCGTGATCATGGCCCGTGTCGGCCCTTGGGCTTTGGGTTGCTACTCGATGTTGATGTTGCTGTGGCTGATCGCTTCCCCTGGGCGACATCCGCAGGCGTATGCGGCCCTGTCTGCAAGGCTGGGGAGGCTGACCGGAAAAATAAAACGCGGGCCGCTGATCTTCGCTGCGGTGGTGATCGTGTTCATGGCTTACAAGGCGGTGACGTACCCTGCGTTCCAAACCGTTCCTGTGCCTGAGAAGCCGACAGCGACCGCTGCCCCGTTCGACTGCTCAAGCCAAGAGGCATTGAACCTGATGAACAAGTCATGCGAGCACGCGATGACAACGAAAGCCTGCCAAGGGAAAACCGTGGAGCAGAAGATCGCCTTGTGCAGAAGCATGCAGGCCAAAGGGCAGCTGCCTGCGGGCGAACAGAAGCCTGCCGGGTCGCGCTGA
- a CDS encoding molecular chaperone HscC, with the protein MIVGIDLGTTHSLVAVWRDGATQLVSNALGEWLTPSVVGLDDEGHVLVGKAARERLQTHPGSTTALFKRHMGSAHEVKLGSRSYRPEELSALVLKSLKADVERAFGEPVTEAVISVPAYFSDAQRKATRVAGELAGLKVEKLINEPTAAALAYGLHQKEGETSFLVFDLGGGTFDVSILELFDGVMEVRASAGDNFLGGEDFDQLLLEHFVTLHRNESGFPSTVAVKQPLRREAERVRKALGQDASAEFVLRHADREWRKTVTQDQLIELYAPLLDRLRAPIERALRDARIRVADLDEILLVGGTTRMPLIRKLAASLFGRFPSISLNPDEVVAHGAAIQAALKARDAALDEVVLTDVCPYTLGIEVSRSMGKIQESGHYLPIIERNSVVPVSRVKTVNTLQDNQRQVLVRIFQGESRLVKDNIALGELDIAVPAHKAGEVELDVRFTYDSNGILEADVRIPMTGEAHTLVVENNPGVLTPAEIQERLKALEALKIHPREQQVNTHLAARLERLYQEYLGDARELVGMWASQFQQALETQDERQISEVRKRLAEQVDQFERGEW; encoded by the coding sequence ATGATCGTCGGTATAGATCTTGGCACCACCCATAGTCTGGTCGCCGTTTGGCGCGATGGCGCTACTCAATTGGTCAGTAATGCGTTGGGCGAGTGGTTGACGCCGAGTGTCGTGGGGCTGGATGACGAGGGGCATGTGCTGGTGGGCAAGGCCGCGCGTGAGCGGCTGCAGACGCATCCGGGCAGTACGACGGCGTTGTTCAAACGTCATATGGGCAGTGCGCATGAGGTGAAACTCGGTTCGCGCAGTTATCGCCCGGAAGAGCTGTCGGCGTTGGTGCTCAAGAGCCTGAAAGCCGACGTTGAGCGGGCGTTTGGCGAACCGGTGACCGAAGCGGTGATCAGCGTGCCGGCGTATTTCAGCGACGCCCAGCGCAAGGCCACACGGGTGGCCGGTGAACTGGCAGGTTTGAAGGTCGAGAAGCTGATCAACGAGCCTACGGCTGCGGCGCTTGCCTATGGTCTGCACCAGAAGGAAGGCGAGACGTCGTTTCTGGTCTTCGATCTGGGCGGTGGCACGTTCGATGTGTCGATCCTTGAGCTGTTCGACGGGGTGATGGAAGTTCGCGCCAGCGCTGGGGATAACTTCCTGGGCGGCGAGGATTTCGATCAGCTGTTGCTGGAGCACTTCGTGACGCTGCACCGGAACGAGAGCGGGTTTCCGTCGACTGTTGCGGTGAAACAGCCACTGCGTCGCGAAGCGGAGCGCGTTCGCAAAGCGCTGGGACAGGACGCGAGCGCCGAGTTCGTGTTGCGTCATGCTGACCGTGAGTGGCGCAAGACGGTGACGCAGGATCAGTTGATCGAGCTGTATGCGCCGTTGCTGGATCGTCTGCGCGCGCCGATCGAACGTGCGCTGCGCGATGCGCGGATTCGGGTCGCGGACCTGGATGAGATTCTGTTGGTGGGCGGAACGACGCGCATGCCGTTGATCCGCAAGCTCGCGGCCAGCCTGTTTGGTCGCTTCCCGTCCATCAGCCTCAACCCTGACGAGGTGGTCGCTCACGGCGCGGCGATTCAGGCGGCCCTGAAGGCTCGGGATGCGGCACTCGATGAGGTGGTGCTGACCGATGTTTGTCCCTATACCTTGGGCATCGAGGTGTCGCGCTCAATGGGCAAGATTCAGGAAAGCGGTCATTACCTGCCCATCATCGAGCGCAACAGCGTGGTGCCTGTGAGCCGGGTGAAAACGGTGAATACCCTTCAGGACAATCAGCGTCAGGTGCTGGTGCGTATCTTTCAGGGCGAAAGCCGTCTGGTGAAGGACAACATTGCGCTGGGGGAACTGGATATCGCGGTGCCGGCCCACAAGGCGGGCGAAGTCGAGCTGGACGTTCGTTTCACGTATGACAGCAACGGCATTCTTGAGGCCGATGTGCGGATTCCCATGACCGGCGAGGCGCATACGCTGGTCGTCGAGAACAACCCGGGCGTGTTGACGCCCGCCGAGATCCAGGAGCGTCTGAAGGCGCTGGAAGCTCTGAAGATTCACCCACGCGAGCAGCAGGTGAACACGCATCTGGCGGCCCGACTTGAGCGCCTGTATCAGGAATACCTCGGCGATGCGCGGGAACTGGTAGGCATGTGGGCCAGCCAGTTTCAGCAAGCCCTGGAAACTCAGGATGAGCGCCAGATCAGCGAGGTGCGCAAGCGCCTGGCCGAACAGGTTGATCAGTTCGAACGCGGGGAGTGGTAA
- the cysC gene encoding adenylyl-sulfate kinase produces the protein MTDTRTEPRPLIIASPLSVAQADRESLKRQRACCIWFTGLSGAGKTTLGNHLDQTLVAHGLHSYLLDGDRLRRGLCQDLGMSEDSRRENVRRIGEVAKLMVDAGLIVIVSAISPYREDRDACRQHFAEGHFIEVHVSTPLSECMRRDAKGLYKAVREGRIRHFTGIDSPYEAPLEPEYVVDTSVDQGSQFIDQLLAQLLETRPRSGAYSAFTGSHALAR, from the coding sequence ATGACTGATACCCGCACAGAACCTCGCCCGCTGATCATTGCCTCGCCCCTGTCAGTGGCCCAGGCTGATCGTGAATCGCTGAAGCGACAGCGCGCATGCTGTATCTGGTTCACCGGGTTGTCCGGCGCCGGCAAAACCACGCTGGGTAATCACCTCGACCAGACGTTAGTCGCCCACGGGCTGCACAGTTACTTGCTCGACGGCGACCGTCTGCGCAGGGGCCTGTGTCAGGATTTGGGAATGAGCGAAGACAGCCGACGGGAAAACGTAAGGCGCATCGGCGAGGTCGCCAAACTGATGGTGGACGCCGGGCTGATCGTGATTGTCTCGGCGATTTCCCCTTATCGGGAAGACCGCGACGCCTGTCGGCAGCATTTCGCCGAAGGGCACTTCATTGAAGTGCACGTCAGTACGCCGTTAAGCGAATGCATGCGCCGGGACGCTAAAGGCTTGTACAAAGCCGTGCGCGAGGGACGAATCCGTCACTTCACGGGCATCGACAGCCCTTACGAAGCGCCTCTTGAGCCTGAGTACGTGGTCGACACCAGCGTCGATCAAGGCAGCCAGTTCATTGACCAGTTACTCGCACAGTTGCTGGAGACCCGCCCACGAAGCGGCGCGTACAGCGCGTTTACCGGCTCGCACGCTCTGGCACGCTGA
- a CDS encoding RHS repeat-associated core domain-containing protein — protein sequence MSDALWAGRVGDALAHTSMMADILGGVLEVAANIAIGALATAAVIAATGLTVATGGIGACVLGAVVGLVVGVVMSKTGVDKGLSSLCEDIGNGLFPPTVQANISTGSSDTLINGMPAARAAGSVPSTFVPSGSQASEEPSEPEAGNDALAENEPGFLDMAMGFFSQMWRPTVAAPGPGVVPKPLDLVLCTRHPPMPEQMLAEGSDKVTINGQPAVRSGDRSTCDATVVSSGLISPNVRIGGGKVVVREIRSGKTPGVGLAITALMMLKGSKGKFWSNLPCMLLSGVNSFVVSSAMSALTNAIAGSPNPVHAATGAKVLGGVEDLDFALPGILPIEWQRFYSSRDERRDGLFGAGWSVTYEVSVRIEAHPEGGERLIYIDEQARSIDMGSIALGGAVFSAGEGLAVRRHTSGQLLIESEDGVYRLFEPSSDNLAVLRLTQLGDRNDNRIYLDYDTEGRLVQLRDTFDQLRVVLAYSSQWSRRVERIERIFADQSTELLATYTYDRSGDLAEVSDTSGNLRRRFAYDDGGRMVEHQLPTGLRCFYEWSLIDNLEWRVTRHWTDDGEEYRFEYDLTAGTTRITDGLNRVSTRGWDPQHQITDYTDNLGQTWKFFWNDERQLLGAVDPQGGQWQYSYDDAGNLCSTRDPLARTDSTLWLEHWSLPIVETDAAGHSWQYWYDSRGNCTHEIDPLGHPTHYRYNDRGQIIEIIDATGKSKRLRWNAFGQLTERIDCSGYPTAFSYDDRGYLQSITDALGERTVFQHDAQGRLLHSVLPDGRIEHYLRDPHGLLTSYTDPAGHTTGYQYDRRGQVRRRTDAHNRRVHFSYDAYGRVQALTNENGEHYQFAWDAGDRLATQQDLDGSQRRYTYDTLGNPVRVEHIPAPGGDDPAPLVQVLERDAVGRIAAKVTDDGRSEYQYDEMDRLTEVTFTSVEGQQQRVAFAYDARGQLLTEQSASGALQHHYDQLGNLAQTQLPDGRWLNRLHYGGGHLHQINLDGKVISDFERDRLHREVLRSQGQISTRSQYDRSGRLRSRLRRLNHQPTQLPADRGQEYDYDPADNLIGRLDRTQEREQRTQLHYDATARIIASQASFHGNSETFAYDAAANLLDGPLPGAGWVQHNRLLTYQDKRYRHDAFGRMVEKRSARQGTQRFVYDAESRLIEVHNPSGNVVRMSYDPLGRRIGKSEHNSQGVLLGETRFTWDGLRLLQEQRNSQSSVYLYAEGYDPIARVDGCGEMEKIRYYHNDLNGLPEQLTETDGATVWQARYRVWGSILEETREPYFIEEQNLRFQGQYLDRETGLHYNTFRFYDPDIGRFTTPDPIGLAGGLNLYQYAPNPVGWVDPWGLSCTPNKKTTYQGASRRDAFRQAKRDAGVTMSQKPSALTRPDLLDGNKDPIIQNGLPVKTRQYHYTNNRGESIVIQEHSLGHTKATSGHGAEPHFNVRPIENVGTGHVPGTHGHYNF from the coding sequence ATGTCTGACGCGCTCTGGGCTGGACGAGTGGGCGACGCCCTCGCTCATACGTCGATGATGGCCGACATTCTTGGCGGTGTTCTTGAAGTGGCGGCCAACATCGCCATCGGAGCCCTGGCGACCGCCGCGGTGATCGCCGCAACCGGCCTGACGGTTGCCACCGGCGGCATCGGTGCCTGCGTATTGGGCGCGGTGGTGGGGCTGGTTGTCGGTGTGGTGATGAGCAAAACCGGGGTCGACAAAGGCCTCAGCTCGTTGTGCGAGGACATCGGCAACGGCCTGTTCCCACCCACGGTGCAGGCAAATATCTCGACAGGCTCCTCTGACACGCTGATCAACGGAATGCCGGCTGCCAGAGCCGCCGGCAGCGTACCTTCAACGTTTGTGCCTTCCGGTTCACAAGCCAGTGAGGAGCCCTCGGAACCCGAGGCTGGCAATGATGCGTTGGCTGAAAACGAGCCTGGCTTTCTCGACATGGCCATGGGTTTCTTTTCACAAATGTGGCGCCCGACCGTCGCGGCACCCGGACCCGGTGTCGTTCCCAAGCCGCTGGATCTGGTGCTCTGCACCCGGCACCCACCTATGCCAGAGCAAATGCTCGCCGAAGGTTCGGACAAAGTCACGATCAATGGCCAGCCCGCCGTGCGCAGCGGCGACCGCAGTACGTGCGATGCCACGGTTGTGTCGTCAGGACTGATTTCGCCCAACGTGCGGATCGGTGGCGGCAAAGTCGTGGTCCGTGAGATCCGCAGCGGCAAGACGCCCGGCGTTGGCCTGGCGATCACCGCGCTGATGATGCTCAAGGGCAGCAAGGGCAAGTTCTGGAGCAACTTGCCCTGCATGCTGCTCAGTGGCGTGAATTCCTTCGTGGTCAGCTCCGCCATGAGCGCGCTGACCAACGCGATTGCCGGCTCGCCAAACCCGGTGCATGCCGCTACGGGCGCCAAGGTGCTAGGGGGCGTTGAAGACCTGGATTTCGCTCTGCCGGGCATTCTGCCCATCGAATGGCAACGTTTTTACAGCAGTCGCGATGAACGTCGCGACGGACTATTCGGCGCCGGGTGGAGTGTCACGTATGAAGTCAGCGTGCGCATCGAAGCCCACCCGGAAGGCGGCGAGCGCCTGATCTACATTGACGAACAAGCTCGCAGCATCGACATGGGCTCCATTGCTTTGGGTGGCGCAGTGTTCAGCGCTGGCGAAGGGCTCGCTGTCAGGCGTCATACCAGCGGTCAGTTGCTGATTGAAAGTGAAGACGGGGTGTATCGGCTGTTCGAACCGTCAAGCGACAACCTTGCCGTGTTACGCCTGACCCAGTTGGGTGACCGCAACGACAATCGTATTTACCTGGATTACGACACCGAGGGACGCCTCGTCCAGCTGCGTGACACCTTCGATCAGTTGCGTGTGGTGCTGGCTTATTCCTCACAGTGGTCACGCCGAGTCGAACGGATCGAGCGGATCTTCGCCGACCAGTCCACTGAGTTGCTGGCGACTTACACTTATGACAGGTCAGGCGACCTGGCTGAAGTCAGTGACACATCGGGGAATCTGCGACGGCGGTTCGCCTACGACGACGGCGGACGCATGGTCGAGCACCAATTGCCTACAGGCCTTCGCTGTTTTTATGAATGGTCGCTGATCGACAACCTCGAATGGCGCGTCACCCGCCATTGGACCGATGACGGCGAGGAATACCGATTCGAGTATGACCTCACCGCTGGCACCACGCGGATTACTGATGGCCTGAACCGGGTCAGCACGCGTGGTTGGGATCCTCAGCATCAGATCACCGACTACACCGACAATCTGGGCCAGACGTGGAAGTTTTTCTGGAACGATGAGCGTCAATTGCTGGGCGCGGTCGATCCACAAGGTGGGCAATGGCAGTACAGCTACGACGACGCCGGCAATCTTTGCTCGACACGGGACCCGTTGGCCCGCACCGACTCCACGCTGTGGCTGGAGCACTGGTCACTGCCAATCGTGGAAACCGATGCTGCCGGTCACAGCTGGCAATACTGGTACGATTCGCGCGGCAATTGCACTCACGAGATCGATCCGCTCGGTCATCCGACGCATTATCGGTATAACGACCGCGGGCAAATCATCGAGATCATCGACGCTACCGGCAAAAGCAAACGTCTGCGCTGGAACGCTTTCGGACAGCTAACCGAGCGTATCGACTGCTCCGGTTACCCTACGGCGTTCAGCTACGACGACCGTGGTTATCTGCAAAGCATCACCGATGCACTCGGCGAGCGCACCGTCTTCCAACATGATGCACAGGGTCGCCTGCTGCACAGCGTGCTGCCCGATGGTCGGATCGAACACTACCTACGTGACCCCCACGGTCTGCTCACGAGCTATACCGATCCCGCGGGCCACACCACCGGATATCAATATGACCGGCGCGGCCAGGTGCGACGTAGGACCGACGCCCACAACCGCAGGGTGCACTTCAGTTATGACGCCTACGGTCGTGTGCAGGCGCTCACTAACGAGAACGGCGAACACTATCAGTTTGCCTGGGATGCCGGTGATCGCTTGGCCACGCAACAGGATCTGGATGGCAGTCAGCGCCGATACACCTATGACACGTTGGGCAATCCGGTTCGGGTCGAGCACATTCCCGCGCCGGGCGGTGACGATCCGGCGCCGCTGGTACAGGTGCTGGAACGCGATGCAGTGGGACGAATCGCGGCAAAGGTGACGGATGATGGCCGCAGTGAATATCAATATGACGAGATGGACCGGCTGACTGAAGTCACGTTTACAAGCGTTGAAGGTCAACAACAGCGCGTTGCGTTCGCTTACGACGCGCGGGGCCAGCTGCTTACCGAGCAGTCGGCATCTGGCGCTCTGCAGCATCATTACGATCAACTGGGCAACCTGGCTCAGACGCAGCTACCGGACGGCCGCTGGCTGAACCGGCTGCATTACGGCGGCGGGCATCTGCATCAGATTAATCTGGATGGCAAGGTCATCAGCGACTTCGAGCGTGATCGCCTGCACAGGGAAGTGCTGCGCAGCCAAGGACAGATCAGCACCCGCAGTCAATACGATCGCAGTGGGCGTTTGCGTTCACGACTGCGTCGACTCAACCACCAGCCAACGCAGCTGCCCGCTGATCGAGGACAAGAATATGACTACGACCCCGCGGATAATCTGATCGGACGACTGGACCGTACTCAAGAACGCGAGCAGCGAACGCAACTCCATTACGACGCTACCGCGCGCATCATCGCCAGTCAGGCCAGCTTTCACGGTAACAGCGAGACCTTCGCCTACGACGCGGCCGCAAACCTGTTGGATGGACCGCTTCCCGGCGCAGGATGGGTGCAGCACAACAGGTTGCTCACGTATCAAGATAAGCGTTATCGCCACGACGCCTTTGGCCGAATGGTCGAGAAACGCAGCGCGCGACAGGGCACACAACGGTTTGTTTACGACGCTGAAAGCCGCCTGATCGAGGTCCACAACCCAAGCGGCAACGTCGTCCGTATGAGCTACGACCCGCTCGGCAGACGCATCGGCAAAAGCGAACACAATTCACAAGGCGTTTTGCTCGGCGAAACCCGATTCACGTGGGATGGCCTGCGACTGTTGCAGGAGCAGCGCAACAGCCAAAGCAGCGTGTACCTCTATGCCGAAGGCTACGACCCCATCGCCCGCGTCGATGGCTGCGGCGAAATGGAGAAGATTCGCTACTACCACAACGACCTGAACGGCCTGCCCGAACAACTCACCGAAACCGACGGCGCAACGGTCTGGCAGGCACGCTACCGGGTGTGGGGCAGCATCCTGGAAGAAACCCGTGAGCCGTACTTCATCGAGGAGCAGAATCTCAGGTTTCAGGGCCAGTACCTTGATCGCGAGACCGGACTGCACTACAACACCTTCAGGTTTTACGACCCTGACATAGGCCGGTTTACCACGCCGGATCCGATTGGGTTGGCGGGCGGGCTGAATTTATATCAGTACGCGCCGAATCCGGTTGGGTGGGTGGATCCTTGGGGCCTAAGCTGCACGCCCAACAAAAAGACCACTTATCAGGGGGCGAGCAGGAGGGATGCATTCAGGCAAGCTAAGCGCGACGCTGGGGTTACTATGAGCCAGAAACCATCGGCGCTGACACGGCCCGATTTGTTGGACGGGAACAAAGATCCAATCATTCAAAATGGATTGCCCGTAAAAACCAGGCAGTACCATTACACAAACAATCGCGGCGAGTCCATTGTGATCCAGGAGCACAGCCTAGGTCATACGAAAGCTACGTCAGGGCACGGAGCAGAGCCTCATTTTAATGTGAGGCCTATAGAAAACGTCGGAACAGGTCACGTCCCCGGCACTCACGGCCATTACAATTTTTAG
- a CDS encoding mechanosensitive ion channel family protein: MEHVLPDAWLNALPLPWLNTLIAATVAVCIALVVRWIALVIFRRVAKSFVFAQQLIHRAESPTLWLIPLLALQTVWTSAPDDLLLIKGVRHLNGMLVVATFTWLALRCVKAIGEAVAIRNPLDIEDNLQARRIQTQVRVLVRCLNVLVLLFGTGLILMSFPPVRQIGTSLLASAGLAGLAAGFAAKPVLGNLIAGLQIAISQPIRLDDVVIVEGEWGRIEEISGTYVVLKIWDERRMVIPLQYFIEKPFQNWTRSTSSLIGSVFLWVDYSLPLEELRAETERICKDIPHLWDGRVCVLQVTDTTDRAMQLRVLLSSADSSRSWDARCHMRERLIAFVAKQYPQCLPQLRAEMSSRNVKPERDAHEPPTEIPRQPPV; this comes from the coding sequence ATGGAACACGTACTCCCGGACGCCTGGCTCAATGCGCTGCCGTTGCCTTGGCTCAATACCCTGATCGCCGCGACGGTTGCCGTGTGCATCGCACTGGTGGTGCGCTGGATTGCGCTGGTGATCTTTCGACGCGTCGCCAAATCGTTCGTCTTCGCCCAGCAACTGATTCACCGCGCAGAATCGCCGACGCTCTGGCTTATCCCGCTACTGGCACTGCAAACCGTATGGACGTCCGCGCCCGATGATCTGTTGTTGATCAAAGGCGTGCGCCATCTGAACGGGATGCTGGTCGTGGCCACATTCACCTGGCTGGCCTTGCGATGTGTGAAGGCCATTGGTGAAGCCGTGGCGATCCGCAACCCGCTGGACATTGAAGACAACCTTCAAGCACGACGTATCCAGACTCAGGTGCGTGTGCTGGTGCGTTGTTTGAATGTGCTGGTGTTGCTGTTCGGCACCGGTTTGATCCTGATGAGTTTTCCGCCGGTGCGGCAGATCGGTACCAGCTTGCTGGCTTCCGCCGGGCTTGCAGGCCTGGCGGCGGGTTTCGCGGCCAAACCGGTGCTGGGCAACCTGATCGCCGGGTTGCAGATCGCGATTTCGCAGCCGATCCGGCTGGACGATGTGGTGATCGTCGAGGGTGAATGGGGGCGCATTGAGGAGATCAGTGGCACTTATGTCGTGCTGAAGATCTGGGACGAGCGGCGGATGGTGATTCCGCTGCAATACTTCATCGAGAAGCCGTTCCAGAACTGGACGCGCAGCACGTCAAGCCTGATCGGGTCAGTGTTTTTGTGGGTGGATTACTCGCTGCCGCTGGAAGAGCTTCGGGCCGAGACGGAGCGTATCTGCAAAGACATCCCGCATCTGTGGGATGGCCGAGTGTGCGTGCTGCAGGTCACCGACACGACCGATAGGGCGATGCAGTTGAGGGTGCTGTTGAGTTCAGCAGATTCGTCGCGCAGCTGGGATGCCCGCTGCCACATGCGCGAGCGGCTGATTGCCTTCGTTGCCAAACAATACCCGCAATGCCTGCCACAGCTGCGGGCTGAAATGTCGTCACGCAACGTGAAGCCGGAGCGGGACGCTCATGAGCCACCGACCGAGATCCCGCGTCAGCCACCGGTGTAA
- a CDS encoding DcrB-related protein, producing the protein MTYRINEFQFALPDAELQDASINILKFPVLGTSLIVSRSFLADEETLHSNFDAQLKRLEQQVNELRYQPAQTVRVGNTQEIEALELRSQFSKGAEKVFQYQLVLVLPGTRKMLALSYVKAQPLGDAEAAHWARIKHSLQFDGIQ; encoded by the coding sequence ATGACGTATCGCATCAATGAATTCCAGTTCGCCCTGCCCGACGCCGAGTTGCAGGACGCATCGATCAACATCCTGAAATTTCCCGTGCTGGGCACGTCACTGATCGTTAGCCGCAGCTTTCTGGCCGACGAGGAAACCCTGCACAGCAATTTCGATGCTCAACTCAAGCGCCTGGAACAGCAAGTCAACGAGCTACGTTATCAACCGGCGCAAACGGTGCGTGTCGGCAATACCCAGGAAATTGAAGCGCTGGAGTTGCGTAGCCAGTTCAGCAAGGGCGCTGAAAAAGTATTCCAGTATCAACTGGTACTTGTTCTCCCCGGCACGCGCAAAATGCTCGCCCTGAGTTACGTCAAAGCGCAGCCACTAGGCGACGCCGAAGCGGCGCACTGGGCACGGATCAAGCATTCGCTGCAATTCGACGGTATCCAATGA